The window aaacatGGCCTAAGCCAGTTCAGCTTTCATCTTATTCTTGTGTTCAACATTTTGGCAAACAGAGGAAGTTAGTCACAGGAGTCTGATTCACCCTAGCAACATAACTATTCTTCATAAATACCTGGGAACATTTCCAAACTATGTGTCTTTAAAAGCTACTGTGGCTTCTTGAGTAAATGGTGATCTCTGATGTATTTTCTATCTATAAGTGTTTTCTCTGATTACTTCCAGGggttttcctcaggctcctctccacaTTCCACAAAGAGTTGTCTTAACCACATGAAAAAGTAAAGGAATACATATCCATTCATGAGTTTCTCTCAAACTCCGCCATCCCTTAAATATAGTAATGTTATTGGTGATGATAATCAATCACCACTGTAAGACTCTGAGAAAACTGGTCCTACAGAGGTCCCTGGTAATTACTGCCTTTAATGAGTTACTGGACTCCTCTGGGATGCAGAGCCTCTTAGGCACAGAGATGGCTAAATGGGATATGAGAGAAACAGAGGTGCAGAGTTAAGGGATGATTATAGGACGTGTTATGACCTGTGTCTACAGTGACTAAAGGAGAGCAGTACCTTTTATCAGGATTTGGAAGTCATCCTATGCACTCTGAGTAAATATGAACTTTTTTCTTAAGTTCTTCTAGCCTGAGAGTATTGGTTGTATGATGTTACACAGGACAAATTTTCAGGTACGATAAAATTATTCATTGCTATTTCTTTCCCCTGAAGACTTTGCTATTATTGAAGTATTTTGTTTCATGGACACCATATATTGTGGACACCAATCATAATTAATGATGACAGACTTCTTTATAACTAATTCTTATACAAAGTGCTCAAAGATCATATGACTGCAACACGATCGTTTGCGTTTTTGAGAATGGGACTCTCTTTGGTGCCTATGGGTACTTTGAATTCAAGGTGACATTATGCCCTTAGCTGTAATCCTCACCTTGGATTACAGTTATATAATGCTGTACTCAACCTGCGAGTTCTTAAGTCAAATTTAATATAACTTCTATGGTTATTAATTCTTCATTAATATGCCTTCACCTATGGAGATTTAATAGGCTATGGACAAGCTGAAAGGTCCAAGATCATAATTTATCTGACAGAGCTCAAAAACCTATATGCTTAGTAGTAATGGATGCAATTGTTTCTCAATATAGTCCACTGATCATGCTATTGGCATCATTTGTTGTGCATTTGTCATGTAGAATCTAAACTACAGAGGCATAATCTGGCCTGTGTTCAATTTCAGACAAGAAGTTATAGGTTTATGAAAATTGTGTGAGTTGGTCAGATGTTCAGTGTACTATAATGTTAGTGAGTAAAAATTATCTCCTTATGCTGCAGTTCAGGGAGTGTCACTGAAGTTGATGTGGGAAAACAAatatgattaatttattttatataacattgtaaatgtaaaaagaaacatGTACTTGTCTCAAAATCTGTGGTGCTTTTCCTTTCATGTCTATGCTATTGCATGAGGGCTTCCTGCCTACTTAATATTAGAAACATTTCATGAGAAACTTTTATATGCTGTCCAGATATAAACTTGCATATTTGACAACTGAAAAAGATAGAAAGTCATTAGGTCATCAGTGATGATGAGTCCAGGTGAGGTCTCTAGTTTCTGATTACTCCACATCATTCTATACAAGAAATGGGTCCCAATCATTCACAGAGCAAGCAGAACTTCAGAAACTTTGTGATTTTCCTATATATGTCTTCACTTGGTAACACTCAGATATGCAAACAGTGAACATCATAAACATCACCACAGAATGAAGCATTTGATTTTGTCTCTTacagtctttgtctctctgtctttgtctctcaatatctttcactctttctatccctgtcttcctccatttttctctttctctttcacctttatttgcttctttatttgtttctcttcctttgcttgaTGCTAGCTATCAAATGCAGTACTTtggacatgctaggcaagagccataccattgagctacattcccagtccTCCCACATCTCTTAATAATCCTCTTCTGCTCCCTTCATCAGAATTGAGACATATTGAGCATTATTAGAAAAATTTTTCCAGAAGAAATATAATTGGGGAGGTGTTGTTGATGGGATCGATCCAATATCTGAAGGAGTCAGTAGAATGGGGTCCGTTGAAAATATTAGAGGTTGAAGTTTTAAGTCCAGTCTGGAGGCAAAATTCTTCAGaagagtttgttttcttctgatatcCTTCAATTTCTTGTATGACTCTCATTACAGGATGAATGATAATCCTCTTTATTCAAATATGCCAACTAGAATATTGACAACGTTGAAATGAAACCTCAGAGAAACATTAAAGCTTACATTTCTCAAAGTCACTATTAGAACCAAAGTTTAAGCATCTAATAAGCTAGACAAATTTTGGTAGATGTGGAAGGGAAAGCCCCAGATATTTTGAAACAAGTAcatccttctttttttgtttgtttgtttggttttggtttttggttttttgatacagggtttctctgtgtagccctggctgtcctggaactcactctgtagaccaggctggcctcaaactcagaaatttgcctgcctctgcctcgaaagtgctgggattaaaggcatgcaccactatgcccgggtcttttttttttttcactaattcataaaaataatcatCACATTCATTTTCTACACCAATTTCAATGACATTCTCACAATTGGAATATGAAGATTTCATTTTTACTCACcaacattacagaaaaaaatcacacatctGACTATCCACATATTTTTTGTATATACAAAATTTCCTGTCTGAAATTCATTACAGAATGTCAGATTTTAACACTAAATTATTATATAGTAAGCTTATatcctgaaaatattttaaaagagtattTATTCTACTTGAAATGAAAATTCTATGTCCTTACCATTACATGAAACATCAAATCATTAGcattaaataaacattaaatcatgaagaaatcaaagaatgaTAGTAATGAGCAATAGCAAATTTTGAAAACTGGAGACAAAATACTGTAACTTCCAACAAAAGCTTTACTATAGGGTAGAATAAAAATGTGAGGTTGTGAACATGCTAAAGTATATGCCTTTTTCTTAGAGCAATGATAATACCCATGAAGCaataatcagaaaaaaagcaTCAGATTACCATCTCAGGACACCACTGTGTGAATAAAGCATGATGAGAAACGATTTTCTAGCACAGACATTGACAGAAAGTAAACATCTGCTTTGATATTCCAGGGGACAGAAGATGCCACATTGCTCTGTGAATATGGTCTTTTGGTAAGGcatgaaagagcagcaagtgaacACACAGAAGAACTTATTAGATGCCCTAGGCTGAAGGtacaacaaacaaactaaaatttgTGTTTGTGGTGTGATTTGGAATTTCATTTGCTCAACTATAAAAGCAGTGGGGGTAGGTGGTGAGGAGAGAGCTGAGCAACACCTTTAAGATGTATTTGGAATCTCTTGAATTCAGATAAGATAATTAGCAATACAAAGCAGAATATGCAAGTAAAAGGAGACTATTGTCATTGGCAATGAGTTTATATATAGAATTTTGAGAGGATGTGGCTCAGAAAACATCTCTCAGTTCAACAGTCATATGAGGTCCTGGTAGAAAAGGGGCTAACTACTGATATTTAATATTCATAGAATAATGGCAggtaagagaaaaacaacaaactgtgtctcagaaacaaatatacaaaatgtttAGGAAATAATGAACACTGAAACATAATAGGAAGAACTAAATATTCAATCAGTATTATAGAGCGTTTGGAATGTGTATGTAATTGTGATGATTACGGAACTGGTATTGTTGACCACATAACAGATGATTAACAATAATACATAATCACGTCTATTTTAAAAGCTGATGTCATATTTTCTCTTAAAGGTACCATAGACACTATGACAGAAAGGAACAAAACTGtcatctcccagttcctcctcctggGCCTGCCCATCCCACCAGAGCACCAGCAACTGTTCTATGCCCTGTTCCTGGCCATGTACCTCACCACCGTCCTGGGGaacctcatcatcatcattctcATAATACTGGACTCccatctccacacacccatgtacttgtTTCTCAGCAACTTGTCCTTCTCTGACCTTTGCTTCTCCTCTGTCACAATGCCCAAGTTGCTGCAGAACATGCAGAGCCAAGTTCCATCAATTCCCTATGCAGGCTGCCTGGCACAAAtatacttctttctgttttttggaGACCTTGGGAACTTTCTCCTTGTGaccatggcctatgaccgctatgtggccatctgtttCCCCCTTCATTACACCACCATCATGAGCCCCAGGCTCTGTGTGAGTCTAGTGGTGCTGTCCTGGGTGCTGACCACCTTCCATGCCATGCTGCACACCCTGCTTATGGCCAGATTGTCATTCTGTGAGGACAATGTGATCCCTCACTATTTCTGTGATATGTCTGCTCTGCTAAAGCTGGCCTGCTCTGACACCCGTGTTAATGAGGTGGTGATATTTATTGTGGTCAGCATCTTTCTTGTCTTTCCATTTGCACTCATTATCATGTCCTATGTAAGAATTTTGTCTTCCATTCTCAAGGTCCCTTCTTCTCAAGGTATCTACAAAGCCTTCTCCACATGTGGATCTCACCTGTCTGTAGTGTCACTGTTCTATGGGACAGTCATTGGTCTCTACTTATCTCCTTCCAGTAATAATTCTACTGTGAAGGATACTGTCATGTCTTTAATGTACACAGTGGTGACTCCCATGCTGAACCCCCttatctacagcctgaggaataGAGACATAAAGGGGGCTCTGGAAAGAATCTTTTGCAAGAGGAAAATTCAACTAAACCTTTAATGATAaaacttgaaattttaatataatttcattcCATAAACATATTAATGtaaaattttgttgaattttCCACCATGGAAGTCCACCAGCCATACTAATTGTCTACTATATTAAGAAGTAAGACTAAGTAGTTTAACAAGGAAACTGGGTTTGAGGGACCTGAGTcacctttctctttgtcttgcaTTTTTTTTGTTCCTAGAAAATTTTAGTGTAGATATACTACTATGCTGGACTCCTGTTCATTCTGATATGAAGTTATTTTTGGATTTTACCATTTGTCCAAACttttgttttctatctccatCTGCTGGGGGCCAGGCCCATCAGTTCTTCTTTCTGGCTCTCTCTTGAAGATAGCCAAGGGGGATAGAGCATCAGTGGGGGCAAGACTTGGTCTTGTGAGATACTTAGGATTGAATAAttgaataataaaatgtttaaatatcttATGTCTAAGTCACTTTGCTGTGGTAGCTGACTTGCTTTTTGGAGTTCCTCTGTGATGAGAAAACTGTAGTCTCTGGTGTTTAGCACCTCGTAGTAAACAGTGGGGAATAAAGTAAAGTAGACTTTGTTCTATCTCTGCAGTAACTGTGTAGCTCTAACTCCCAGCCTGCTAGTTGAAGTCACAGGAAAAGAAGGCACTTTGAAAAgtggttttaatatttatttctaagttctatCTCTAAAAATGTCTCtaagaattgttcttgtctggaGGAACTACAAGGGCAAAAAgggagaagagcaagagagaaaagaagttcagtgacaggcccaaattgggatccagctcaaggggaagacccaaggcctgacactattactgatgctatggtgtccTTACAAACAGGGtctgtcatgactgccctccaaaaggcccaacaagcagctggaagagtcaaatgcagatatttacacccaaccaggGGACAGAAactggtgacccctgtgaatgaattagggaaaagttggaagaagctgaggaggacggTGACCCCATTGGAAGActagcaatctcaactaacctgcacCCCCAGgatatctcagacactgagccaccaacaaggcagcataccCCACCTGAGATGAGGCCCCCATCACATATACATCAGAatactgcctggtctggcctcagtgagagaagatgcacctgacccttgagagacttgaagccccagagagtggggaggtctggtggg is drawn from Mus caroli unplaced genomic scaffold, CAROLI_EIJ_v1.1 scaffold_17484_1, whole genome shotgun sequence and contains these coding sequences:
- the LOC110288068 gene encoding olfactory receptor 1 isoform X2; this encodes MTERNKTVISQFLLLGLPIPPEHQQLFYALFLAMYLTTVLGNLIIIILIILDSHLHTPMYLFLSNLSFSDLCFSSVTMPKLLQNMQSQVPSIPYAGCLAQIYFFLFFGDLGNFLLVTMAYDRYVAICFPLHYTTIMSPRLCVSLVVLSWVLTTFHAMLHTLLMARLSFCEDNVIPHYFCDMSALLKLACSDTRVNEVVIFIVVSIFLVFPFALIIMSYVRILSSILKVPSSQGIYKAFSTCGSHLSVVSLFYGTVIGLYLSPSSNNSTVKDTVMSLMYTVVTPMLNPLIYSLRNRDIKGALERIFCKRKIQLNL
- the LOC110288068 gene encoding olfactory receptor 1 isoform X1, with product MTCVYKRNKTVISQFLLLGLPIPPEHQQLFYALFLAMYLTTVLGNLIIIILIILDSHLHTPMYLFLSNLSFSDLCFSSVTMPKLLQNMQSQVPSIPYAGCLAQIYFFLFFGDLGNFLLVTMAYDRYVAICFPLHYTTIMSPRLCVSLVVLSWVLTTFHAMLHTLLMARLSFCEDNVIPHYFCDMSALLKLACSDTRVNEVVIFIVVSIFLVFPFALIIMSYVRILSSILKVPSSQGIYKAFSTCGSHLSVVSLFYGTVIGLYLSPSSNNSTVKDTVMSLMYTVVTPMLNPLIYSLRNRDIKGALERIFCKRKIQLNL